The following coding sequences are from one Triticum aestivum cultivar Chinese Spring chromosome 5A, IWGSC CS RefSeq v2.1, whole genome shotgun sequence window:
- the LOC123108363 gene encoding cytochrome P450 86B1-like — MFDILGGGIFNSDGERWRSQRTKAQMLMTTPRYRSFVAQSSLDKVEQSVLPFLAHAADSDTTCDLQDVFTRWSFDTTCNLVFGVDPGCLAIGLPDVPFARAMDDVLRTVFVRHIMPVTCWKVMRRLDVGHERKNAAARRTADEFVAATIARRRAAYSKQGANKSSADLLSSFICDEEIAGDPDADTYIRDMTMNLLVAGRDATSSALSWFSYLIATNPRVEKRLLEELAPIAARRPVGPDGMVAFEAGELKNLLYLHAAVCECLRLYPSLPVETKAVAAHDVLPSGHEVRPGDKILVFNYSMGRMKRVWGADCREFRPERWISEDGKLRYVPSNKFVAFNSGPRTCLGKEMVLVQMKVTVAAVAWNFAVEVVPGHVVEPKLSIILHMKNGLLVRVKRRSGIPAMIGKQ, encoded by the coding sequence ATGTTCGACATCCTCGGCGGCGGCATCTTCAACTCCGACGGCGAGCGCTGGCGGAGCCAGAGGACGAAGGCCCAGATGCTCATGACCACCCCGCGGTACCGCTCCTTTGTGGCGCAGTCCAGCCTCGACAAGGTGGAGCAGAGCGTGCTCCCGTTCCTCGCCCACGCCGCCGACTCCGACACGACGTGCGACCTGCAGGACGTGTTCACGCGTTGGTCCTTTGACACGACATGCAACCTCGTCTTCGGCGTCGACCCCGGGTGCCTGGCCATCGGCCTGCCTGACGTGCCCTTCGCGCGCGCCATGGACGACGTTCTGCGCACCGTCTTCGTCCGGCACATCATGCCGGTGACGTGCTGGAAGGTGATGCGGAGGCTGGACGTCGGGCATGAGAGGAAGAACGCCGCCGCGCGGCGTACGGCTGACGAATTCGTGGCGGCCACCATTGCTAGGCGGAGAGCCGCCTACAGCAAGCAGGGCGCCAACAAGTCTTCGGCCGACCTGCTGTCCTCGTTCATCTGCGACGAGGAGATAGCGGGCGACCCCGACGCGGACACGTACATCCGGGACATGACCATGAACCTCCTGGTTGCGGGCCGCGACGCCACCAGCTCCGCCCTCTCGTGGTTCTCCTACCTCATCGCCACGAACCCTCGGGTAGAGAAAAGGCTCCTGGAGGAGCTGGCCCCCATAGCTGCCCGGAGACCCGTCGGACCCGACGGCATGGTGGCCTTCGAGGCGGGGGAGCTGAAGAACCTGCTGTACCTGCACGCGGCGGTGTGCGAGTGCCTCCGCCTCTACCCGTCGCTGCCGGTGGAGACAAAGGCGGTGGCCGCCCACGACGTGCTGCCGAGCGGTCACGAGGTGAGGCCCGGGGACAAGATCCTGGTGTTCAACTACTCCATGGGGAGGATGAAGCGGGTGTGGGGCGCCGACTGCCGGGAGTTCCGGCCGGAGCGGTGGATCTCCGAGGACGGGAAGCTGCGGTACGTGCCGTCCAACAAGTTCGTGGCCTTCAACTCGGGCCCCAGGACGTGCCTCGggaaggagatggtgctggtgcagATGAAGGTGACGGTGGCGGCCGTGGCGTGGAACTTCGCCGTGGAGGTGGTGCCCGGGCACGTCGTGGAGCCGAAGCTCTCCATCATACTCCACATGAAGAACGGCCTCCTCGTCAGGGTCAAGAGAAGATCGGGTATTCCAGCCATGATCGGCAAGCAGTAA